In Mangrovivirga cuniculi, the following proteins share a genomic window:
- a CDS encoding YheT family hydrolase codes for MPIIRSDYKKPFYLFNSHLETIIPSALRKVDGVNYDRQRLELDDGDFLDLDFLLHDQRKDSILVISHGLEGSSDRPYVMGLAKLFFENGFDVCAWNCRSCSGEINRLPRLYHHGDTDDLHYVLAEVQRLYNHKNIILAGLSMGGAMSLKYAGEDREEKIKSLKGVIAYSVPTDLRGSSLTLNEKGNGFYRKRFLNKLKNKLLLKKDQFDGLIDFSKIDEIKNFQDFDAHYTANISGFNSVDEFYENASCGNFIEGIKVPSLLVNAKNDPILSDSCYPYKLAESHQYFFLETPKTGGHVGFMQRGDEYTWSERRALKFAREIL; via the coding sequence ATGCCAATAATCAGATCCGACTATAAAAAACCATTTTATTTATTTAATTCTCACCTGGAAACAATTATTCCATCCGCTCTCCGGAAAGTTGATGGTGTAAATTATGACCGGCAACGTCTTGAGTTAGATGATGGTGATTTTCTGGACCTCGATTTCCTGCTTCACGATCAAAGAAAAGATAGCATTCTAGTGATTTCTCATGGTCTTGAAGGTAGCTCTGACCGTCCTTATGTAATGGGGCTTGCGAAATTATTTTTCGAAAATGGTTTTGACGTTTGTGCCTGGAACTGCAGAAGTTGTAGCGGAGAGATTAACCGGCTTCCTCGTTTGTATCACCATGGGGATACTGATGATCTCCATTACGTACTGGCAGAGGTACAAAGACTTTACAATCATAAAAACATTATCCTTGCCGGGTTAAGTATGGGAGGCGCGATGAGCTTAAAGTATGCCGGCGAAGACAGGGAAGAGAAAATTAAATCCTTAAAAGGAGTGATAGCCTATAGCGTACCGACTGATCTGAGAGGAAGCAGTCTTACATTGAATGAAAAAGGAAATGGATTTTACCGAAAGCGCTTTCTGAATAAGTTGAAGAATAAGCTCTTATTGAAAAAAGATCAATTTGATGGATTGATCGATTTTTCTAAAATCGATGAGATAAAAAACTTTCAGGACTTTGATGCACATTATACTGCAAACATCAGTGGTTTTAATTCGGTTGATGAATTTTATGAAAATGCATCTTGCGGGAATTTCATTGAAGGGATAAAAGTTCCCTCGCTTTTAGTAAATGCGAAAAATGATCCGATTCTTTCTGATTCATGTTATCCGTATAAACTGGCAGAAAGTCATCAATACTTTTTCCTCGAAACTCCCAAAACAGGAGGCCACGTAGGATTTATGCAGCGAGGTGATGAATATACCTGGTCTGAAAGAAGAGCATTGAAGTTTGCCAGGGAAATATTATGA